Proteins encoded in a region of the Pseudomonas sp. PDNC002 genome:
- a CDS encoding dienelactone hydrolase family protein — MARRLLWIVLLVTFSTAGWASPGWNVGFHRLQVSDPLDQQPMKAIAFYPTRAAEHPLHLGNFILDVAYEGKTANGRFPLLVMSHGNYGTPLAHRDLIEALVRKGFVVVTLLHPGDNLHDHSRLGALSNLYGRPLQVSETINAALLDPEVASIVDPRKVGVIGYSAGGETALILAGAQPRLERLIKYCQQRPDDSDACSEQGTVRADRRDLVPMADPRVGALLLLAPLSLMYGTHELEDVQVPVLLYTGNDDHILDWKKNAGALARKLPQQPDLRILDGAGHFVFMAPCSEEEKEATPDLCKDSQGLDRQAIHRDLAASAAEFFDVSLGGATMQTSGR, encoded by the coding sequence ATGGCGAGGCGCCTGCTCTGGATTGTGCTGCTCGTTACCTTCAGTACCGCGGGCTGGGCGTCGCCCGGCTGGAACGTGGGTTTCCATCGCCTGCAGGTGAGCGATCCGCTGGACCAGCAACCGATGAAGGCCATCGCCTTCTACCCGACGCGCGCGGCCGAACATCCGCTGCACCTGGGCAACTTCATCCTCGACGTCGCCTACGAAGGCAAGACCGCGAACGGGCGCTTCCCGCTGCTGGTGATGTCCCACGGCAACTACGGCACGCCGCTGGCCCACCGCGACCTGATCGAAGCATTGGTGCGCAAGGGCTTCGTCGTGGTGACGCTGTTGCACCCAGGCGACAACCTGCATGACCACAGCCGCCTCGGCGCCCTGAGCAATCTCTACGGGCGTCCGCTGCAGGTCTCCGAGACCATCAACGCGGCGCTGCTCGATCCCGAAGTGGCCAGCATCGTCGACCCACGCAAGGTCGGCGTGATCGGCTATTCGGCAGGCGGGGAGACCGCACTGATCCTCGCCGGCGCGCAGCCGCGCCTGGAGCGCCTGATCAAATATTGCCAGCAGCGCCCGGACGATAGCGACGCCTGCAGCGAGCAGGGCACCGTGCGGGCGGATCGCCGCGACCTGGTGCCGATGGCCGATCCACGCGTCGGTGCCTTGCTGCTGCTTGCGCCGCTGAGCCTGATGTACGGCACCCACGAACTGGAAGACGTGCAGGTGCCCGTGTTGCTCTACACCGGCAACGACGACCACATCCTCGACTGGAAGAAGAACGCCGGCGCCCTGGCGCGCAAGCTGCCGCAGCAGCCGGACCTGCGGATACTCGATGGCGCGGGGCACTTCGTGTTCATGGCGCCGTGCTCCGAGGAAGAGAAGGAGGCCACGCCGGACCTGTGCAAGGACTCCCAGGGCCTCGACCGCCAAGCCATTCACCGTGACCTCGCGGCCTCGGCGGCGGAGTTCTTCGACGTCAGCCTCGGCGGCGCGACGATGCAGACCTCGGGGCGCTAG
- a CDS encoding adhesin — protein MNARLLALPLLLCSVSAFSADPSTINNASIDNAGRNYNGVASVNQAAGDQQQQSNGRAIAIGTGAQATTQFRQTVNAFVDPNQAASASINGNAFSNGNGALGVNQAAGAANQQVNAMRISVSAAPQSVDDSVLSQQNVALPVNSGSADSTTGSRQVVTSDQAFAGSRGVVQVSQSAGVGNRIANTLTIRVAD, from the coding sequence ATGAACGCTCGCCTGCTCGCACTTCCCCTCCTGCTCTGCTCCGTCTCCGCCTTCTCCGCCGATCCCTCGACGATCAACAACGCCTCCATCGACAACGCCGGGCGCAATTACAACGGCGTGGCGAGCGTGAACCAGGCGGCCGGCGACCAGCAGCAACAAAGCAACGGCCGGGCCATCGCCATCGGTACCGGCGCCCAGGCAACCACGCAGTTTCGGCAGACGGTCAACGCCTTCGTCGACCCCAACCAGGCCGCGTCCGCCAGCATCAACGGCAACGCCTTCTCCAACGGTAACGGCGCACTGGGCGTGAACCAGGCCGCCGGGGCCGCCAACCAGCAAGTGAACGCCATGCGGATCAGCGTCAGCGCGGCTCCGCAGAGCGTCGACGACAGCGTGCTTTCCCAGCAGAACGTCGCGCTGCCAGTGAACTCAGGCTCAGCGGATTCCACCACGGGTAGCCGGCAGGTCGTTACCAGCGACCAGGCCTTTGCCGGCAGCCGGGGTGTCGTCCAGGTGAGCCAGAGCGCCGGGGTGGGCAATCGCATTGCCAACACCCTGACAATCCGGGTCGCGGATTGA
- a CDS encoding LysR substrate-binding domain-containing protein: MQDLNDLFYFAKVVEAGGFAAAGRLLGLPKSRLSRRVAELEARLNVRLLQRTTRKLALTDLGERYYRHCQAMLVEAEMADEVAAQLSAEPRGRVRLSCPVALAETSLNEMLPGFLAAYPLVNLELLLTNRRVDLLNESIDVALRVRAPGDEDLSLISRRLRRAKTALVAAPALLKGRKPRAPEDLAALPVLGAIESDRKVHMKLIGPDDEIREIALEARLAVEDFNLRKNVALAGLGVTLLPLHYCTQELEDGRLVRVLPGWSEPEAYLQAVYPHRRGILPAVRALLDYLEEGFSRDDWPV; the protein is encoded by the coding sequence ATGCAGGACCTCAACGATCTCTTCTACTTCGCCAAGGTGGTGGAGGCCGGCGGCTTCGCCGCTGCCGGGCGCTTGTTGGGGTTGCCGAAGTCACGCCTGTCGCGGCGGGTGGCGGAGCTGGAGGCGCGACTCAACGTGCGCCTGCTGCAACGCACCACCCGCAAGCTGGCCCTGACCGACTTGGGCGAGCGCTATTACCGACATTGCCAGGCCATGCTGGTGGAAGCCGAGATGGCAGACGAGGTCGCCGCCCAGCTCAGCGCCGAACCACGCGGACGGGTGCGCTTGTCCTGCCCGGTGGCGCTGGCGGAAACCTCGCTCAACGAGATGCTCCCGGGCTTCCTGGCCGCCTATCCGCTGGTGAACCTGGAGTTGCTGCTGACCAACCGCCGTGTCGATCTGCTCAATGAAAGCATCGATGTGGCGCTGCGGGTGCGCGCGCCAGGGGACGAAGACCTGTCACTGATTTCGCGGCGCCTGCGCCGGGCGAAGACCGCGCTGGTGGCCGCTCCGGCGCTGCTCAAGGGGCGCAAGCCGCGTGCTCCGGAAGACCTGGCCGCCCTGCCCGTCCTCGGCGCCATCGAGAGTGATCGCAAGGTGCACATGAAGCTGATCGGGCCCGACGACGAGATTCGCGAGATCGCCCTCGAGGCGAGGTTGGCGGTGGAGGATTTCAACCTGCGCAAGAATGTGGCGCTGGCCGGGCTGGGGGTGACCCTGCTGCCGCTGCACTACTGCACACAAGAGTTGGAAGATGGCCGGCTGGTGCGCGTGCTGCCCGGCTGGAGCGAACCGGAGGCCTACCTGCAGGCGGTGTACCCGCACCGGCGCGGCATCCTGCCGGCGGTACGGGCACTGCTCGATTATCTCGAGGAAGGTTTTTCCAGGGACGACTGGCCGGTGTGA
- a CDS encoding DUF1294 domain-containing protein, whose translation MEKNGIISRWDDEKGFGFISPQSGGKEVFLHISAFRGDRRPLSGDQVRYVEGTDKDGRPRAEHARLGALAIDTPAIRRKPAAAATRERVRSGREVAFPSAPRRAVGRALLWLIVLLALPVIGMALWLKDGYFVWFLLLYPVFSVLAFLAYWRDKRSAERNDWRTPEQSLHLLELLGGWPGAFLAQQVFRHKTRKVSFQLVFWAIVLLHQLFWIDWLSGGRLLGWIGALMGLGGNPA comes from the coding sequence ATGGAAAAGAACGGCATCATCAGCCGCTGGGACGATGAGAAAGGCTTCGGCTTCATCAGTCCGCAGTCCGGCGGCAAGGAAGTCTTCCTGCATATCTCCGCGTTCCGCGGCGACCGGCGCCCGCTCAGTGGCGACCAGGTTCGCTACGTCGAGGGTACCGACAAGGACGGCCGTCCGCGCGCCGAGCATGCGCGGCTCGGCGCGCTGGCCATCGACACCCCGGCGATTCGCCGCAAGCCTGCGGCGGCCGCCACGCGGGAGCGCGTGCGCAGCGGCCGGGAAGTGGCGTTCCCGTCGGCGCCGCGCCGCGCGGTGGGGCGTGCGCTGCTGTGGCTGATCGTCCTGCTGGCGCTGCCCGTCATCGGCATGGCGCTGTGGCTCAAGGACGGCTACTTCGTCTGGTTCCTGCTGCTCTATCCGGTTTTCAGCGTCCTGGCGTTCCTCGCCTACTGGCGCGACAAGCGCAGCGCCGAACGCAATGACTGGCGCACGCCCGAACAGAGCCTGCACCTGCTGGAGCTGCTGGGTGGCTGGCCGGGGGCGTTCCTGGCCCAGCAAGTGTTCCGCCACAAGACCCGCAAGGTTTCGTTCCAGTTGGTGTTCTGGGCCATCGTCCTGCTGCACCAGCTGTTCTGGATCGACTGGCTCAGCGGCGGCCGGCTGCTGGGCTGGATCGGCGCGCTGATGGGCCTGGGCGGCAATCCCGCCTGA
- a CDS encoding catalase family peroxidase, translating to MTETPTPNVPLRLAAIGAVVLGVAAVFAYVAGWLDPQRLTPGKVINTLEHNGGVYPGYRRNHAKGLCVIGHFDSNGGLADLSRASLFSVGRVPVVGRLAIPGGNPKASDGAAPIRSLALRFLPADGQEWRTGMNAMPVFVVRDVASFFALQQATAPQPGTGKSDPEKAGTFFKAHPETQPFLQWVKSSTPSSSYANSAYYGLNAFYLVNKDGKEQPVRWSVQPEAPVEPMAADKRGDADFLADELAQRIAAGPLRWRLQFTLGEPGDSTSDATQAWPASRRTVDAGELVIERLQPEIGGDCRDVNYDPLILPDGIRASDDPLLSARSAAYSESFNRRTREQAQETH from the coding sequence ATGACAGAAACACCCACACCCAACGTGCCCCTGCGCCTGGCCGCCATCGGCGCCGTGGTACTCGGCGTGGCCGCCGTCTTCGCCTACGTCGCCGGCTGGCTCGACCCGCAGCGCCTCACCCCGGGCAAGGTCATCAATACGCTGGAGCACAACGGCGGCGTCTACCCCGGCTACCGGCGCAACCACGCCAAGGGACTGTGTGTGATCGGCCACTTCGACAGCAACGGCGGGCTGGCCGATCTGTCACGCGCCAGCCTGTTCTCCGTCGGCCGCGTGCCGGTGGTGGGGCGTCTCGCCATCCCTGGTGGCAATCCCAAGGCCAGCGACGGCGCCGCGCCGATCCGCAGTCTCGCTTTGCGCTTCCTGCCGGCGGACGGACAGGAGTGGCGCACCGGCATGAACGCCATGCCGGTCTTCGTCGTGCGCGACGTCGCCAGCTTCTTCGCCCTGCAACAGGCCACCGCGCCACAACCGGGCACGGGCAAGTCCGACCCGGAAAAGGCCGGCACCTTCTTCAAGGCCCACCCGGAAACCCAGCCGTTCCTGCAATGGGTGAAATCCTCCACGCCTTCGTCCAGCTATGCCAACAGCGCCTACTACGGCCTCAACGCCTTCTACCTGGTGAACAAGGACGGCAAGGAACAGCCCGTGCGCTGGTCCGTACAGCCCGAGGCCCCGGTCGAGCCGATGGCCGCCGACAAGCGCGGCGACGCCGACTTCCTCGCCGACGAACTGGCTCAGCGCATCGCCGCCGGCCCGCTGCGTTGGCGCCTGCAATTCACCCTGGGCGAACCCGGCGACAGCACCAGCGACGCCACCCAGGCCTGGCCCGCCAGCCGCCGCACGGTGGACGCCGGCGAGCTGGTGATCGAACGCCTGCAACCAGAAATCGGCGGTGACTGCCGCGACGTCAACTACGACCCGCTGATCCTCCCCGACGGCATCCGCGCCTCCGACGACCCGCTGCTCAGCGCGCGCTCGGCCGCCTACTCGGAATCTTTCAACCGTCGCACCCGTGAGCAGGCGCAGGAGACCCACTGA
- a CDS encoding sigma-70 family RNA polymerase sigma factor, whose amino-acid sequence MHSLDDHSLRELLPRLRRFALSLTRSTSSADDLVQATLEKALSAWTGRRDDGDLRAWLFSILYRHFIDGQRRARRYARILSLFGADSAVSASPEDIVSARSTLEAFERLPAEQRALLTLVSVEGLSYREVAEALNIPMGTVMSRLSRARTALRALSEGQAATPSLRVLK is encoded by the coding sequence ATGCATTCACTGGACGACCACTCATTGCGCGAGCTGCTGCCCCGACTGCGGCGCTTCGCCCTGTCGCTGACACGCAGCACGAGCAGCGCCGACGACCTGGTGCAGGCCACGCTGGAGAAAGCGCTGTCGGCCTGGACCGGCCGCCGCGACGACGGCGACCTGCGCGCCTGGCTGTTCTCGATTCTCTACCGGCACTTCATCGACGGGCAGCGCCGCGCGCGGCGCTACGCGCGAATCCTCAGCTTGTTCGGCGCAGACAGCGCGGTCAGCGCATCCCCCGAGGACATCGTCAGCGCACGCTCGACCCTGGAGGCCTTCGAGCGCCTGCCGGCCGAGCAGCGTGCGCTGCTGACGCTGGTGAGCGTCGAAGGCCTGAGCTACCGCGAGGTGGCCGAGGCACTGAATATTCCCATGGGCACCGTCATGTCCCGCCTGTCGCGCGCCCGCACGGCGCTGCGTGCGCTGAGCGAAGGACAGGCGGCGACACCTTCTTTGCGGGTACTGAAATGA
- a CDS encoding anti-sigma factor: MNERIPDGTPQEQDLHAYLDDQLDPSRRQWVEAWLATHPDDTRRVEGWRQDAQQLRAAFAGQVRGALPEQLDPARIRRQLQQRRRTRLATAAALLVALGVGGMGGWQMRGDAMMRGMVPMQDAVQAYRLFADASQSGLDLRDGGDLHGWLARYLKDATPPPALEQVGLKTVGARLLATEQGAAALVIYEDGQGRRLTFFIRPPGPRHEMLPQGQRTDGDLLARYWSQGGYNYALVSRSDDPQAQVVGQLVGF, encoded by the coding sequence ATGAACGAACGCATTCCCGACGGCACTCCCCAGGAACAGGATCTGCACGCCTACCTCGACGACCAGCTGGACCCGTCGCGCCGCCAGTGGGTGGAAGCCTGGCTAGCCACTCACCCGGACGATACCCGCCGCGTGGAAGGCTGGCGACAGGATGCCCAGCAACTGCGCGCGGCCTTTGCCGGGCAGGTGCGCGGAGCGCTGCCAGAGCAGTTGGACCCGGCGCGGATTCGCCGTCAGCTCCAGCAACGCCGGCGTACCCGGCTGGCCACGGCGGCGGCACTGCTGGTGGCGCTGGGCGTCGGCGGCATGGGCGGCTGGCAGATGCGCGGCGACGCCATGATGCGCGGCATGGTGCCGATGCAGGACGCGGTACAGGCTTACCGGTTGTTCGCCGATGCCAGCCAGAGCGGGCTGGACCTGCGCGATGGCGGTGATCTGCACGGCTGGCTGGCACGCTACCTGAAGGACGCCACGCCGCCGCCGGCACTGGAACAGGTCGGGCTGAAGACCGTGGGTGCGCGCCTGCTAGCCACCGAACAGGGGGCGGCGGCGCTGGTGATCTACGAAGATGGACAGGGCCGCCGGCTGACGTTCTTCATCCGCCCGCCGGGTCCGCGCCACGAGATGCTGCCACAGGGACAGCGGACCGATGGGGACCTGCTGGCGCGTTACTGGAGCCAGGGTGGCTACAACTACGCGCTGGTGAGCCGCAGCGATGATCCGCAGGCGCAGGTCGTCGGGCAGTTGGTGGGGTTCTAG
- a CDS encoding heme utilization protein: MKPTMALKPLVFAVAAIMAVAVQADNRNNNGHGHGHDNGHGHEQHQPKPPYDPYKDPRIEAGASAEVEDTQESSDNTVANLGTKNTATVDGSLGSASGNVGVNVAAGDMNQQANAAALATADEKFIFGYAHASTDVTQTNTDNQAWNFSTTNKATLSNSANGASGNIGINVTAGNYNQQKNDMAAAVSGGATADSYSGATQTSTGNTVGNIAFLTYEKETLKSEFKAHGTYKGAGVGYVVDESGRGGHDSRNSGGSKEDKDPLFFVEAGTVDLKGQATYQVLVPTGWKDPVKNDASLTNSLNNVSGNVGANVAAGIGNQQSNSLSIAAGCKSCL; this comes from the coding sequence ATGAAACCCACAATGGCTCTGAAGCCCCTGGTATTCGCTGTCGCAGCGATCATGGCTGTAGCGGTGCAAGCGGATAACCGTAACAACAACGGCCATGGCCATGGGCATGACAACGGTCATGGCCATGAACAACATCAACCCAAGCCTCCGTACGATCCCTATAAGGACCCGCGGATCGAGGCAGGCGCCAGCGCCGAGGTCGAAGATACCCAGGAAAGCAGTGACAACACGGTAGCCAACCTGGGCACGAAAAACACCGCAACCGTTGACGGATCGCTGGGGAGCGCATCCGGTAACGTGGGTGTCAACGTGGCCGCCGGTGACATGAACCAACAAGCCAACGCCGCCGCCCTGGCCACCGCCGATGAGAAATTCATCTTCGGCTATGCCCACGCGTCGACCGACGTTACCCAGACCAATACGGATAACCAGGCCTGGAACTTCTCCACCACCAACAAGGCAACACTCAGCAACTCGGCCAACGGTGCCTCCGGGAACATCGGCATCAACGTGACCGCCGGCAACTACAACCAACAGAAAAACGACATGGCCGCCGCCGTGTCCGGCGGTGCCACCGCCGACTCCTACAGCGGCGCCACTCAGACCTCCACGGGCAACACCGTGGGCAACATCGCCTTCCTGACCTACGAGAAGGAAACCCTCAAGTCTGAGTTCAAAGCCCACGGTACCTACAAAGGTGCTGGCGTTGGCTACGTCGTGGACGAAAGCGGTCGTGGCGGCCATGACAGCCGTAACAGCGGCGGCAGCAAAGAAGACAAGGATCCGCTCTTCTTCGTCGAAGCCGGTACGGTTGACCTCAAAGGCCAGGCTACCTATCAGGTGCTGGTCCCCACTGGCTGGAAGGATCCGGTCAAAAACGACGCCAGCCTGACCAACTCGCTGAACAACGTGTCGGGTAACGTTGGAGCGAACGTCGCGGCCGGTATCGGCAACCAGCAAAGCAACTCGCTGTCCATCGCCGCAGGTTGCAAATCCTGCCTGTAA
- a CDS encoding undecaprenyl-diphosphate phosphatase yields the protein MDSWSAFQAFILGVVEGLTEFLPISSTGHQIIVADLIGFGGERAEAFNIIIQLAAILAVVWEFRRKILEIVCGLPTQRKAQRFTVNLLIAFFPAVVLGVAFADYIHHYLFNPVTVAVALVVGGVIMLWAERRQHVIRAETVDDMTWKDALKVGCAQCLALIPGTSRSGATIIGGLLFGLSRKAATEFSFFLAMPTMVGAALYSGYKYRDVFQPSDLPVFAVGFVTSFIFAMIAVRGLLKFIANHSYAAFAWYRIAFGLLILATWQFSLIDWSSAKP from the coding sequence ATGGATTCTTGGAGCGCCTTCCAGGCCTTCATTCTTGGCGTGGTCGAGGGGCTCACAGAGTTCCTGCCCATCTCCAGCACCGGCCACCAGATCATCGTGGCGGACCTCATCGGCTTTGGCGGCGAGCGCGCCGAGGCCTTCAACATCATCATCCAATTGGCGGCGATCCTCGCCGTAGTCTGGGAGTTTCGCCGCAAGATCCTGGAAATCGTCTGCGGCCTGCCGACCCAGCGCAAGGCGCAGCGCTTCACCGTCAACCTGCTGATCGCGTTCTTTCCGGCGGTCGTGCTGGGCGTCGCCTTCGCCGACTATATCCATCACTACCTGTTCAACCCGGTCACCGTCGCGGTGGCGCTGGTGGTCGGTGGCGTGATCATGCTCTGGGCTGAGCGGCGTCAGCACGTCATCCGCGCCGAGACGGTCGACGACATGACCTGGAAGGACGCCCTGAAGGTCGGCTGCGCCCAGTGCCTGGCGCTGATTCCGGGGACCTCGCGGTCCGGCGCCACCATCATCGGCGGCCTGCTGTTCGGCTTGTCGCGCAAGGCGGCGACCGAGTTTTCCTTCTTCCTGGCGATGCCGACCATGGTGGGCGCCGCGCTCTACTCGGGCTACAAGTATCGCGATGTGTTCCAGCCCTCGGACCTTCCCGTGTTCGCCGTCGGCTTTGTCACCTCGTTCATTTTCGCCATGATCGCTGTACGCGGGCTGCTGAAATTCATCGCCAATCACAGCTACGCCGCGTTCGCCTGGTACCGTATCGCTTTCGGCCTGCTGATCCTGGCGACCTGGCAGTTCAGTCTGATCGACTGGAGCAGTGCAAAACCCTGA
- a CDS encoding cytochrome b has protein sequence MKPIYFPLALRVLHWLMAVLVLAMLLIGLGMVASVSPRHAALVAIHKPLGAALLVLVLLRIVVRLTHRIPALPSDMPGWQRSAAHLSHLVLYGLLLAQPLVGWTMQSAGGYPVVLWGGFELPALVSPSVQLHAILRSAHSVIAYALLATILLHLAAALFHGVIRRDEVLPSMTGAPMPRASSRGDRP, from the coding sequence ATGAAACCGATCTACTTCCCGCTCGCCCTGCGCGTGCTGCACTGGCTCATGGCGGTGCTGGTACTCGCCATGCTGCTGATCGGCCTGGGCATGGTCGCCAGCGTCTCCCCGCGCCACGCCGCGCTGGTCGCCATCCACAAACCCCTGGGTGCCGCACTGCTGGTGCTTGTGCTGTTGCGCATCGTCGTCCGCCTGACTCACCGAATTCCCGCGCTGCCCAGCGACATGCCCGGCTGGCAACGTAGCGCCGCGCACCTCTCGCACCTTGTGCTCTACGGCCTGCTGCTGGCCCAGCCGCTGGTGGGCTGGACCATGCAATCGGCCGGTGGCTACCCGGTCGTGCTGTGGGGTGGATTCGAACTGCCTGCGCTAGTCTCGCCGTCGGTGCAACTCCACGCCATCCTGCGCAGCGCCCACAGCGTCATTGCCTATGCCTTGCTGGCGACCATCCTCCTGCACCTCGCCGCCGCACTGTTCCATGGGGTCATCCGTCGCGACGAAGTTCTACCCAGCATGACCGGCGCGCCGATGCCGCGTGCTTCTTCTCGTGGAGATCGACCATGA
- a CDS encoding DUF2790 domain-containing protein, producing MKALAIALACFSFSCAALAAQDAPPAQDYHFGQKLDIKRVVQAPDLDFCGIREVEMTYEDSAGKLHTLRYPVWGQGCGNEN from the coding sequence ATGAAAGCGCTGGCCATCGCCTTGGCTTGCTTCTCCTTTTCCTGCGCGGCTCTCGCCGCGCAGGACGCACCACCTGCGCAGGATTACCACTTCGGGCAAAAGCTCGATATCAAGCGCGTGGTACAGGCACCGGACCTGGACTTCTGCGGGATTCGGGAGGTGGAGATGACTTATGAGGACAGTGCCGGAAAGTTGCATACGCTGCGGTACCCGGTGTGGGGGCAGGGGTGCGGGAATGAGAACTGA
- a CDS encoding FMN-dependent NADH-azoreductase, with the protein MKLLHIDSSILGDNSASRQLSAEVVAAWVAAEPGVQVTYRDLAADAIRHLSSASLVAAGTPAELRDAAQKHEAALGEQSIEEFLAADAIVIGAPMYNFSVPSQLKAWIDRIAVAGKTFRYTESGPEGLAVGKKVIIVSTAGGIHAGQPTGVAHENYLQLVLNFLGITDIEFVRAEGLAYGDEPRRNAIASAQANIASQFAAA; encoded by the coding sequence ATGAAACTGCTGCACATCGATTCGAGCATCCTGGGCGATAACTCCGCTTCCCGTCAGCTGAGCGCCGAGGTGGTCGCCGCCTGGGTTGCCGCCGAGCCGGGCGTACAGGTCACCTACCGCGACCTGGCCGCCGACGCCATCCGCCACCTGTCCTCCGCCAGCCTGGTCGCCGCCGGCACCCCGGCCGAACTGCGCGATGCCGCGCAGAAGCACGAAGCCGCCCTCGGCGAGCAGAGCATCGAGGAGTTCCTGGCCGCCGACGCCATCGTCATCGGTGCGCCGATGTACAACTTCTCCGTGCCCAGCCAGCTCAAGGCATGGATCGACCGCATCGCCGTCGCCGGCAAGACCTTCCGCTACACCGAGAGCGGCCCTGAAGGTTTGGCTGTCGGCAAGAAAGTGATCATCGTCTCCACCGCCGGCGGCATCCACGCTGGCCAGCCGACCGGTGTCGCCCACGAGAACTACCTGCAACTGGTGCTGAACTTCCTCGGCATCACCGACATCGAGTTCGTCCGCGCCGAAGGCCTGGCCTACGGTGACGAGCCGCGCCGCAACGCCATTGCCAGCGCGCAGGCCAACATCGCCAGCCAGTTCGCCGCTGCCTGA
- a CDS encoding C39 family peptidase: MRTSALLLLALLSLTTQAAQLPFAILPGGTMAYKHVESIRERRFSNLVQQKTDFSCGAAALATILRQAYALDVDEDFVIKGMLVRADPDLVRTQGFSMLDMKTYLEAIGMRARGYRIPPASLEKLTIPVIVLMDIRGYKHFVVMQRAYKGHVYIGDPVLGHKRFTQEDFLKGWNGIIFAVIGPGYEQANALMSPPDPLTARDRLDAFRPVKDAELMEFGFIQSDFL; the protein is encoded by the coding sequence ATGCGTACGTCCGCCCTGCTTCTGCTCGCACTTCTGTCGCTCACGACCCAGGCCGCGCAGCTTCCTTTCGCCATCCTTCCCGGCGGAACCATGGCCTACAAGCACGTCGAGAGCATCCGCGAGCGCAGGTTCAGCAACCTGGTACAGCAGAAGACCGACTTCAGCTGCGGCGCCGCCGCGCTGGCGACGATCCTGCGCCAGGCCTACGCGCTGGATGTGGACGAGGACTTCGTGATCAAGGGAATGCTGGTCCGGGCCGACCCGGATCTGGTGCGCACCCAGGGATTCTCCATGCTGGACATGAAGACCTACCTGGAAGCCATCGGCATGCGCGCACGCGGGTATCGCATCCCGCCGGCCTCTCTGGAGAAGCTTACGATCCCGGTGATAGTGCTAATGGACATTCGCGGCTACAAGCACTTCGTGGTGATGCAGCGTGCCTATAAAGGCCACGTCTACATCGGCGACCCGGTGCTGGGCCACAAGCGCTTCACCCAGGAAGATTTTCTCAAAGGCTGGAACGGCATCATCTTCGCCGTCATCGGTCCGGGCTACGAACAGGCCAACGCCCTGATGAGCCCACCGGACCCGTTGACCGCCAGGGACCGACTGGATGCCTTCCGCCCGGTCAAGGACGCGGAACTCATGGAGTTCGGCTTTATCCAGAGTGACTTCCTCTGA